In Streptomyces sp. SN-593, a single genomic region encodes these proteins:
- a CDS encoding radical SAM protein codes for MELAELMTQRPLPGAGLLLTVTGRCPLHCAHCSTSATMASGEPDAARLRSFVGTFTPAAHPSVLMMTGGEPLLRPELVTELAATARAAGTRTALLTGAFFAGRADRPGHPGQVAAVPERIWRAVTAVDHFSVSVDAYHERETGRAPVFALVRRVLDAGVAASFHLVGSGADDPYLADVTADIRRTFGSRVPMLVNSLRRVGRAASWAAADTASPDPERALPCSMAAWPVVAADGTVVACCNQAVVDRRPAPAHLTLGHIGTDDWESISARAVRSPVLRMIRTVGPAHLRHRYGAADEAAPRPGYCDGCRALAERPEVLAAATAAGAGPVGALLDRYAARGQAEAGAVALVRRHGCAPYADLVALHGAAR; via the coding sequence ATGGAACTCGCCGAACTGATGACGCAGCGCCCGCTGCCGGGTGCGGGGCTGCTCCTGACCGTCACCGGCCGCTGCCCCCTGCACTGCGCGCACTGCTCCACCTCCGCGACCATGGCCTCGGGCGAGCCGGACGCGGCGCGGCTGCGGTCCTTCGTCGGCACCTTCACGCCCGCGGCGCACCCGTCCGTGCTGATGATGACCGGCGGCGAACCGCTGCTGCGCCCGGAGCTGGTCACCGAACTGGCCGCGACGGCGCGCGCGGCGGGCACCCGGACCGCGCTGCTCACCGGCGCCTTCTTCGCCGGCCGGGCGGACCGCCCCGGGCACCCCGGGCAGGTCGCGGCCGTGCCCGAGCGGATCTGGCGGGCCGTCACGGCCGTGGACCACTTCTCGGTGAGCGTCGACGCCTACCACGAGCGCGAGACCGGCCGCGCCCCCGTGTTCGCCCTCGTCCGGCGGGTCCTGGACGCCGGCGTCGCCGCCAGCTTCCACCTGGTCGGCAGCGGCGCGGACGACCCGTACCTCGCCGATGTCACCGCCGACATCCGGCGCACCTTCGGCTCCCGCGTCCCGATGCTGGTCAACTCGCTGCGCCGGGTGGGGCGCGCGGCCTCCTGGGCCGCCGCGGACACCGCCTCGCCCGACCCCGAGCGCGCGCTGCCCTGCTCGATGGCCGCGTGGCCGGTGGTCGCGGCCGACGGCACCGTCGTCGCCTGCTGCAACCAGGCGGTCGTGGACCGCAGACCCGCCCCCGCCCACCTGACCCTCGGCCACATCGGCACCGACGACTGGGAGTCGATCAGCGCCCGCGCGGTCCGGTCGCCGGTGCTGCGGATGATCAGGACCGTCGGCCCCGCCCACCTCCGGCACCGCTACGGCGCCGCCGACGAGGCGGCCCCGCGTCCGGGCTACTGCGACGGCTGCCGCGCGCTCGCCGAGCGGCCCGAGGTGCTGGCCGCGGCGACCGCCGCCGGCGCCGGGCCCGTCGGCGCCCTGCTGGACCGGTACGCCGCCCGCGGCCAGGCCGAGGCCGGCGCCGTGGCGCTGGTCCGGCGGCACGGCTGCGCTCCCTACGCCGACCTGGTCGCGCTCCACGGAGCGGCACGGTGA
- a CDS encoding iron-containing redox enzyme family protein codes for MTAGTAVPAGTALSARLLLTAPAVRAATTAMWRAPGLARRYGRYLEDMHGLIRASVPLMQRAASRCADLGDAVGAPLAAYLRVHVEEERGHDDWLLDDIAALGGDPAAVRDRQPSPAVARLAGAQYYWIEHHHPVALLGYIAVLESNAPAPWLADEIAAAGVPEAALRTVRGHAELDTGHTAELFALLDGLPLDPPLVNAVVMSALHTVDGLVELFAHIGRAAQQDHSRERTHTS; via the coding sequence GTGACTGCCGGCACGGCGGTCCCGGCCGGTACGGCGCTGAGCGCCCGGCTGCTGCTGACCGCGCCGGCGGTGCGGGCGGCCACCACGGCCATGTGGCGGGCACCGGGCCTGGCCCGGCGCTACGGCCGCTACCTGGAGGACATGCACGGCCTGATCCGCGCGTCCGTCCCGCTGATGCAGCGCGCGGCGTCCCGCTGCGCGGACCTCGGCGACGCGGTCGGTGCCCCGCTCGCGGCGTACCTGCGCGTCCACGTCGAGGAGGAACGCGGCCACGACGACTGGCTGCTCGACGACATCGCCGCGCTGGGCGGGGACCCCGCGGCCGTACGCGACCGGCAGCCGTCGCCCGCCGTCGCCCGGCTGGCCGGCGCCCAGTACTACTGGATCGAGCACCATCACCCCGTCGCGCTGCTCGGCTACATCGCCGTGCTGGAGAGCAACGCGCCCGCGCCCTGGCTGGCCGACGAGATCGCCGCCGCCGGAGTGCCCGAGGCGGCGCTGCGCACCGTACGCGGGCACGCCGAACTGGACACCGGGCACACCGCCGAGCTGTTCGCACTGCTCGACGGGCTGCCGCTCGACCCGCCCCTGGTGAACGCGGTCGTGATGAGCGCGCTGCACACCGTGGACGGACTCGTGGAGCTGTTCGCGCACATCGGCCGGGCAGCGCAGCAGGATCACTCCAGGGAAAGGACCCACACCTCATGA
- a CDS encoding BTAD domain-containing putative transcriptional regulator, which translates to MAEPLHDSLRLTVLGPLSVGTAEGPFPLGPLKQRLLLAMLLLRANTPVSLDLLTDTLWDGRPPRTARKNIQVYISALRKLLDRAGAGERLAHHAGGYLMRVRDDELDVLRFRHLARGAREATAQGALGPASRMLREALGLWQELPLRELRFSPAVRSEAERLDSRYVQVYEDWAEVELRLGRATEVAETVGDLVERHPERERLRAVQMTALFDQGRQTEALAAYAALRQLLAAEYGLQPSAALETLYRSILDGGPQQPGSSLGPLGAAGPRAAARRPGGVLGTVLPQDLADFTGRERHLRDLTGLLAGERRLTLLTGPVGTGKTALAVHAAHRLAAEFPDGRVLLRMRDEDGRPRTAASLVAELARMADLPEPARTADLPGAAPGAGVRRAGAQEAGTEEAAAAWRTWLEPRRVLLVLDDAADEGSVRPLVPDTGGSAVLVTSRAQLAGLASANRLDLAAFDRSESLELLGRIVGHDRLRSCPASAEQIVAATGMLPLAVRVSGLKLAVRRYLPLGEYAARLADGRTVLDELVAGDTDVRPRLDSGWNDLPTADRTTLCLLAELPEGPFTLRQAAEALTCDQDRALHKLESLMDAGALIAPDCEVTAHAAHYELPRLTQVYAREQALQHVQPLPRATA; encoded by the coding sequence ATGGCCGAACCACTGCACGACAGCCTGCGGCTCACCGTCCTCGGCCCCCTGTCCGTCGGAACCGCCGAGGGCCCCTTCCCGCTCGGTCCGCTCAAGCAGCGGCTGCTGCTGGCGATGCTGCTGCTGCGTGCCAACACCCCCGTGTCGCTGGACCTGTTGACCGACACCTTGTGGGACGGCCGACCCCCGCGCACCGCGCGCAAGAACATCCAGGTCTACATCTCCGCGCTGCGCAAACTGCTGGACCGGGCCGGCGCCGGCGAGCGCCTCGCGCACCACGCAGGCGGCTACCTGATGCGGGTGCGCGACGACGAACTGGACGTGCTGCGTTTCCGGCACCTGGCCAGGGGCGCCCGCGAGGCCACGGCGCAGGGCGCCCTGGGCCCCGCGTCCCGGATGCTGCGCGAGGCGCTCGGGCTGTGGCAGGAACTCCCGCTGCGCGAGCTGCGGTTCTCCCCCGCCGTCAGGTCCGAGGCCGAGCGGCTCGACAGCCGCTACGTCCAGGTCTACGAGGACTGGGCCGAGGTGGAGCTGCGCCTCGGCCGGGCCACCGAGGTCGCCGAGACCGTAGGGGACCTGGTCGAGCGGCACCCGGAGCGGGAGCGGCTCAGGGCGGTGCAGATGACCGCGCTGTTCGACCAGGGCCGGCAGACCGAGGCGCTCGCCGCCTACGCGGCGCTGCGCCAGCTCCTCGCCGCGGAGTACGGACTCCAGCCCAGCGCCGCCCTGGAGACGCTCTACCGGTCGATCCTCGACGGCGGCCCGCAGCAACCCGGCAGCTCCCTCGGCCCGCTGGGCGCCGCCGGCCCGAGGGCCGCGGCGCGCCGTCCCGGCGGTGTCCTGGGTACCGTCCTCCCGCAGGACCTCGCCGACTTCACCGGCCGCGAGCGGCACCTGCGGGACCTGACCGGCCTGCTGGCCGGCGAGCGGCGCCTGACACTGCTCACCGGCCCGGTCGGCACCGGCAAGACCGCGCTCGCGGTGCACGCGGCGCACCGGCTCGCCGCGGAGTTCCCCGACGGGCGCGTGCTGCTGCGGATGCGCGACGAGGACGGCCGGCCGCGCACGGCCGCCTCGCTGGTGGCCGAGCTGGCCCGGATGGCCGACCTTCCGGAGCCGGCCCGCACGGCCGACCTGCCCGGGGCGGCGCCCGGGGCCGGGGTCCGCCGGGCCGGCGCCCAGGAGGCCGGCACCGAGGAGGCGGCCGCCGCGTGGCGGACCTGGCTGGAGCCGCGGCGGGTACTGCTGGTGCTGGACGACGCGGCCGACGAGGGCTCCGTACGGCCCCTCGTGCCGGACACCGGCGGCAGCGCCGTCCTGGTCACGTCCCGCGCCCAGCTCGCGGGCCTGGCGTCGGCGAACCGGCTGGACCTGGCGGCCTTCGACCGGTCCGAGAGCCTCGAACTGCTCGGCCGGATCGTCGGCCACGACCGGCTGCGGTCCTGTCCGGCGTCGGCCGAACAGATCGTGGCCGCCACGGGCATGCTGCCGCTCGCCGTCCGGGTCAGCGGCCTGAAGCTCGCGGTACGCCGCTACCTGCCGCTGGGCGAGTACGCCGCCCGGCTGGCCGACGGCAGGACGGTGCTGGACGAACTGGTCGCCGGGGACACCGACGTGCGGCCCCGGCTGGACAGCGGGTGGAACGACCTGCCGACGGCCGACCGGACCACGCTCTGCCTGCTCGCGGAGCTGCCGGAGGGGCCCTTCACGCTGCGTCAGGCCGCCGAAGCGCTCACCTGCGACCAGGACCGCGCCCTGCACAAGCTGGAGTCCCTGATGGACGCTGGCGCGCTGATCGCGCCGGACTGCGAGGTCACCGCGCACGCCGCGCACTACGAACTCCCGCGGCTGACCCAGGTGTACGCGCGGGAACAGGCCCTGCAACACGTCCAGCCGCTGCCAAGGGCCACCGCCTGA
- a CDS encoding aroma-sacti cluster domain-containing protein encodes MTDGAAQGRDDGGTGRSGEGGRPADDTLDVLRAHGFGVAELTEEQQEVLRGLSAEELSVMLDIKARLDEVGPEVQAHSEIAGGALF; translated from the coding sequence ATGACCGACGGGGCGGCGCAGGGCCGGGACGACGGCGGGACCGGACGGAGCGGGGAGGGCGGCCGACCGGCCGACGACACCCTGGACGTGCTCCGGGCACACGGGTTCGGCGTCGCCGAACTCACCGAGGAGCAGCAGGAGGTGCTGCGCGGGCTGAGCGCCGAGGAACTGTCGGTGATGCTCGACATCAAGGCGCGGTTGGACGAGGTCGGACCCGAGGTACAGGCCCACAGCGAGATCGCCGGCGGCGCGCTCTTCTGA